One stretch of Vulpes lagopus strain Blue_001 chromosome X, ASM1834538v1, whole genome shotgun sequence DNA includes these proteins:
- the ZCCHC13 gene encoding zinc finger CCHC domain-containing protein 13 produces the protein MSSKECFRCGRSGHWARGCPRVGGSRGRGARGRGRGSPCSSTNLPDICYRCGKSGHHAKNCDLLEDICYNCGRSGHIAKDCIEPKREREQCCYTCGRPGHLARDCDRQEEQKCYSCGEYGHIQKDCTQVKCYRCGETGHVAINCSKTSEVNCYRCGESGHLARECPIEATA, from the coding sequence ATGAGCAGTAAGGAATGTTTCAGGTGTGGACGCTCTGGCCACTGGGCCAGGGGATGCCCTAGAGTAGGAGGGAGTCGAGGGCGCGGAGCTAGAGGCCGTGGCAGAGGTTCTCCGTGCAGTTCCACCAACCTACCTGACATCTGTTACCGCTGTGGTAAGTCTGGTCATCATGCTAAGAATTGTGACCTTCTCGAGGACATCTGCTACAACTGTGGGAGAAGTGGCCACATTGCTAAAGACTGTATTGAgcctaaaagagagagagagcagtgctGTTACACTTGCGGCCGACCAGGCCATCTGGCTCGTGATTGTGACCGTCAGGAAGAGCAGAAGTGCTACTCTTGTGGTGAATATGGCCACATTCAGAAAGACTGCACCCAAGTTAAGTGTTACCGTTGTGGCGAGACAGGCCACGTGGCCATCAACTGCAGCAAAACGAGTGAAGTCAACTGTTACCGCTGTGGCGAGTCGGGACATCTGGCCCGGGAATGCCCCATTGAGGCCACCGCTTAA